The following are encoded together in the Mumia sp. Pv4-285 genome:
- a CDS encoding protein meaA produces the protein MADSTHRDRPWVMRTYAGHSSASDSNALYRRNLSKGQTGLSVAFDLPTQTGYDPDHQLSKGEVGKVGVPVPDLGEMRRLFDGIPLKTMNTSMTINATAMWLLAMYQVVAEEQARDAGEDPGDWVGELTGTTQNDIIKEYLSRGTYVFPPEASIRLTTDMIAYTVVNMPKWNPLNICSYHLQEAGATPVQELAYALSTAITVLDAVRDAGQVPPEEFEKVVGRISFFVNAGVRFIEETCKMRAFGRLWDEITRERYGVQDPKMRRFRYGVQVNSLGLTEAQPENNVQRIVLEMLGVSLSKNARARAIQLPAWNEALGLPRPWDQQWSLRLQQVLAFESDLLEYGDIFDGSHVIEAKVAELVEGAKEEIDRVQAMGGAVAAVESGYMKQALVASHAARRAQIEAGEQLVVGVNAYTESEDSPLTADLDGAIQTADPLAEASAIERVVVWRGQRSEAEVAEALDRLRADAKTDANLMQATLACVRAGATTGEWAGALREVFGEFRAPTGVTGVVGVAEAGAELAGVRERVRLTGEELGGRLRLLVGKPGLDGHSNGAEQIAVRARDAGFEVVYQGIRLTPTQIVAAAVDEDVDCIGLSILSGSHMELVPEVLAQLRAAGIGDVPVVVGGIIPESDARRLLDDGVAAVYTPKDYGMTQIMDDIVSVIRRANDLD, from the coding sequence ATGGCCGACTCGACTCACCGCGATCGCCCCTGGGTGATGCGCACCTACGCCGGGCACTCCTCGGCGTCTGACTCCAACGCGCTCTACCGTCGCAACCTCTCCAAGGGCCAGACCGGGCTCTCGGTGGCGTTCGATCTGCCGACCCAGACCGGCTACGACCCCGATCACCAGCTCAGCAAGGGCGAGGTGGGCAAGGTCGGTGTCCCGGTGCCGGACCTGGGCGAGATGCGTCGGCTCTTCGACGGCATCCCGCTGAAGACGATGAACACCTCCATGACGATCAACGCGACCGCGATGTGGCTGCTCGCGATGTACCAGGTCGTCGCCGAGGAGCAGGCCCGGGACGCCGGTGAGGACCCGGGCGACTGGGTCGGTGAGCTCACCGGCACGACCCAGAACGACATCATCAAGGAGTACCTCTCGCGCGGGACGTACGTCTTCCCGCCCGAGGCGTCGATCCGGCTGACGACCGACATGATCGCCTACACGGTCGTCAACATGCCGAAGTGGAACCCGCTCAACATCTGCAGCTACCACCTCCAGGAGGCGGGCGCGACGCCGGTCCAGGAGCTCGCGTACGCCCTCTCGACCGCGATCACCGTCCTCGACGCCGTCCGCGATGCGGGCCAGGTCCCGCCGGAGGAGTTCGAGAAGGTCGTCGGGCGCATCTCGTTCTTCGTGAACGCCGGCGTCCGCTTCATCGAGGAGACGTGCAAGATGCGCGCCTTCGGCCGGCTGTGGGACGAGATCACCCGCGAACGCTACGGCGTGCAGGACCCGAAGATGCGTCGCTTCCGTTACGGCGTCCAGGTGAACTCGCTCGGCCTGACCGAGGCACAGCCTGAGAACAACGTGCAGCGGATCGTCCTCGAGATGCTCGGCGTGAGCCTGAGCAAGAACGCCCGAGCCCGCGCCATCCAGCTTCCCGCCTGGAACGAGGCCCTCGGCCTGCCGCGGCCCTGGGATCAGCAGTGGTCGCTGCGGCTGCAGCAGGTCCTGGCGTTCGAGTCCGACCTCCTCGAGTACGGCGACATCTTCGACGGCAGCCACGTCATCGAGGCGAAGGTCGCCGAGCTCGTTGAAGGTGCCAAGGAGGAGATCGACCGGGTCCAGGCCATGGGCGGCGCGGTCGCCGCTGTCGAGTCCGGATACATGAAGCAGGCGCTGGTGGCGTCGCACGCGGCTCGTCGCGCGCAGATCGAGGCCGGTGAGCAGCTGGTCGTGGGCGTGAACGCGTACACGGAGTCCGAGGACTCGCCGCTGACCGCCGATCTCGACGGCGCGATCCAGACGGCGGACCCGCTGGCCGAGGCGAGCGCGATCGAGCGTGTCGTCGTCTGGCGCGGGCAGCGGAGCGAGGCCGAGGTCGCCGAGGCGCTCGACCGCCTCCGGGCGGACGCGAAGACGGATGCCAACCTGATGCAGGCGACGCTCGCCTGCGTCCGGGCGGGTGCGACGACGGGCGAGTGGGCAGGCGCGCTGCGCGAGGTCTTCGGCGAGTTCCGTGCGCCGACCGGTGTGACGGGAGTGGTCGGTGTGGCCGAAGCAGGAGCAGAGCTCGCCGGGGTGCGCGAGCGCGTCCGCCTGACGGGGGAGGAGCTCGGTGGCCGCCTGCGGCTGCTGGTGGGCAAGCCGGGGCTCGACGGCCACTCCAACGGCGCTGAGCAGATCGCAGTCCGTGCACGCGACGCGGGCTTCGAGGTCGTCTACCAGGGCATCCGTCTGACTCCGACCCAGATCGTCGCCGCCGCCGTGGACGAGGACGTCGACTGCATCGGCCTCTCGATCCTGTCCGGCTCGCACATGGAGCTGGTGCCGGAGGTGCTGGCGCAGCTGCGTGCGGCCGGGATCGGAGACGTCCCGGTCGTCGTCGGCGGGATCATCCCCGAGTCGGATGCGCGGCGCCTTCTCGACGACGGCGTGGCGGCGGTCTACACGCCGAAGGACTACGGCATGACGCAGATCATGGACGACATCGTCAGCGTGATCCGGCGCGCGAACGACCTCGACTGA
- a CDS encoding TetR/AcrR family transcriptional regulator, translating to MPEREPDSTPPRRRSERARTAVLNATAALIEEVPYPRLTIEAIAARAGVGKQTIYRWWPSRGAIVFDSLLERSGGADASLPDSGDLQADLSAFLRASADEMASPSTGAFLRAVTVEILQDDGVAQQYRDRLLTPQRSAVRRRLAVSQDAGMLRDDLDLDVLVECLLGPLVGRWLLGPGPLEVDFADAVVDVALRGAIR from the coding sequence GTGCCCGAACGCGAGCCTGATTCCACGCCACCGCGACGCCGCAGCGAGCGCGCTCGAACGGCGGTGCTGAACGCCACTGCAGCGCTGATCGAAGAAGTCCCCTACCCCAGGCTGACCATCGAGGCGATCGCGGCGCGCGCCGGCGTCGGCAAGCAGACGATCTACCGTTGGTGGCCGTCGCGGGGCGCGATCGTCTTCGACAGCCTCCTCGAGCGTTCCGGCGGGGCGGACGCGTCCCTCCCTGACAGCGGCGACTTGCAAGCGGACCTGTCGGCCTTCCTCCGCGCGTCGGCGGACGAGATGGCGTCACCCTCGACCGGCGCCTTCCTGCGCGCCGTGACCGTCGAGATCCTTCAGGACGACGGCGTGGCCCAGCAGTACCGTGACCGGCTGCTGACACCGCAGAGGTCGGCGGTGCGGCGCCGGCTCGCGGTCTCCCAGGACGCCGGCATGCTCCGCGACGACCTCGATCTGGACGTGCTCGTGGAGTGCCTGCTCGGGCCGCTGGTCGGTCGGTGGCTTCTCGGCCCGGGCCCGCTCGAGGTCGACTTCGCCGACGCCGTCGTCGACGTGGCCCTCCGGGGCGCGATCAGGTAA
- the nucS gene encoding endonuclease NucS produces MRLVIARCQVDYAGRLSAHLPMATRLILVKSDGSVSIHSDDRAYKPLNWMSPPAVMREGVTDEGTVEWTVSATKTDDTLRILIEELLHDSSHDLGVDPGLQKDGVEKHLQELLAEHPTSLGDGMSLVRREYMTAIGPVDLLCRDARGASVAVEVKRRGEIDGVEQLTRYLELMNRDPLLAPVRGIFAAQEIKPQARTLAADRGIECRLVDYDALRGIDDPSLRLF; encoded by the coding sequence GTGCGCCTCGTCATCGCTCGTTGCCAGGTCGACTACGCCGGACGGCTGTCCGCGCATCTGCCGATGGCCACCCGCCTCATCCTCGTCAAGTCGGACGGCTCCGTGTCGATCCACTCCGACGACCGCGCATACAAGCCGCTCAACTGGATGAGCCCGCCCGCCGTGATGCGCGAAGGCGTGACCGACGAGGGCACCGTCGAGTGGACCGTGTCGGCGACCAAGACCGACGACACCCTGCGGATCCTCATCGAGGAGCTCCTCCACGACTCCAGCCACGACCTCGGGGTCGACCCCGGGCTCCAGAAGGACGGCGTCGAGAAGCACCTGCAGGAGCTGCTCGCCGAGCACCCCACCAGCCTCGGCGACGGGATGTCGCTCGTCCGGCGGGAGTACATGACGGCGATCGGCCCCGTCGACCTGCTCTGCCGAGACGCCAGAGGAGCCTCGGTCGCGGTCGAGGTCAAGCGGCGCGGCGAGATCGACGGAGTCGAGCAGCTGACCCGCTACCTCGAGCTGATGAACCGCGACCCGCTGCTCGCCCCGGTCCGCGGCATCTTCGCCGCACAGGAGATCAAGCCGCAGGCCCGTACGCTCGCCGCCGACCGCGGGATCGAGTGCCGTCTGGTCGACTACGACGCCCTCCGTGGGATCGACGACCCGAGCCTGCGGCTGTTCTGA
- a CDS encoding O-acetyl-ADP-ribose deacetylase, whose amino-acid sequence MLRIEVVQGDITTVRADAIVNAANSSLLGGGGVDGAIHRAGGPEILDACRELRATSHPEGLPTGDAVATSGGRLPARWVIHAVGPVWSPHEDRTDLLRSAYTRSLAVADELEARVVAFPLISAGAYGWPLEEAVAVAVTTLHAADSAVERALMVAYGEAPDRLLRAAVG is encoded by the coding sequence ATGCTCCGCATCGAGGTCGTCCAGGGCGACATCACGACGGTCCGGGCCGACGCGATCGTCAATGCCGCCAACAGCTCGTTGCTCGGCGGAGGAGGCGTCGACGGCGCCATCCACCGGGCCGGAGGTCCAGAGATCCTCGACGCGTGCCGCGAGCTGCGCGCGACGAGTCACCCCGAGGGCCTCCCGACCGGCGACGCCGTCGCCACCTCGGGTGGTCGCCTCCCTGCCCGCTGGGTCATCCACGCGGTCGGCCCGGTCTGGTCGCCGCACGAGGACCGGACTGATCTGCTGCGCTCGGCGTACACCCGCAGCCTCGCTGTCGCCGACGAGCTCGAAGCGCGCGTGGTGGCGTTTCCCCTGATCTCGGCCGGAGCGTACGGGTGGCCCCTCGAGGAGGCGGTGGCCGTCGCCGTCACGACGTTGCACGCGGCCGACAGCGCGGTCGAGCGCGCCCTCATGGTCGCGTACGGAGAAGCCCCCGACCGGCTGCTCCGCGCAGCGGTCGGCTGA
- a CDS encoding NAD(P)/FAD-dependent oxidoreductase, translating into MRVLVVGAGVTGLTCAVVAAERGHHVDVLARDLPLETTSAVAAAWWYPYLAEPVDRVLGWSRRTYEVLADLSDSETGAGVTMRRSVELLAEPSPEPWWSGAVRSLEALREVPAGFHAGRVFEAPVAHMPTYLDYLVRRLASSGGTLTRMALSTLPVGADVVVNASGLGSRLLAGDASTTPVRGQVLRLPAIAGVDDVVLADDADTTTYVIPRGDDVIVGGTSESGVWDLAPRDADTAAILTRAIRIVPELEGAPVLGVRVGLRPARPMVRLEREARTDASPVVHCYGHGGAGITTSWGCADEVASLLEAQG; encoded by the coding sequence GTGCGTGTGCTGGTCGTCGGCGCCGGCGTCACCGGTCTGACGTGCGCCGTGGTGGCCGCTGAGCGCGGCCACCACGTCGACGTGCTCGCGCGTGACCTCCCGCTCGAGACGACGTCGGCGGTCGCCGCCGCCTGGTGGTACCCGTACCTCGCCGAGCCTGTGGACCGCGTCCTCGGATGGTCTCGGAGGACGTACGAGGTGCTGGCCGACCTCTCCGACTCCGAGACAGGCGCGGGCGTGACGATGCGGCGCTCGGTCGAGCTGCTCGCCGAGCCGTCTCCGGAACCCTGGTGGTCAGGAGCGGTGCGCTCGCTCGAGGCGTTGCGGGAGGTCCCGGCCGGCTTCCACGCCGGGCGGGTGTTCGAGGCGCCGGTCGCCCACATGCCGACGTACCTCGACTACCTCGTACGCCGGCTGGCCTCCTCGGGCGGCACGCTGACGCGTATGGCACTTTCGACGCTCCCCGTCGGTGCCGACGTCGTCGTCAACGCCTCAGGACTCGGGAGCCGTCTGCTCGCCGGCGACGCGTCGACGACTCCTGTCCGCGGCCAGGTCCTGAGGCTCCCCGCGATCGCCGGGGTCGACGACGTGGTGCTCGCGGACGACGCCGACACCACGACCTACGTGATCCCGCGGGGAGACGACGTGATCGTCGGCGGCACGAGCGAGTCCGGGGTGTGGGACCTTGCACCCCGCGACGCCGACACGGCCGCCATCCTCACGCGTGCGATCCGCATCGTCCCCGAGCTGGAGGGTGCCCCGGTGCTCGGCGTCCGGGTCGGGCTCCGTCCGGCGAGGCCGATGGTCCGGCTCGAGCGGGAGGCGCGCACGGACGCGAGTCCCGTGGTCCACTGCTACGGCCACGGTGGTGCGGGGATCACGACGTCGTGGGGCTGCGCCGACGAGGTCGCCTCGCTGCTGGAGGCGCAAGGCTGA
- a CDS encoding cob(I)yrinic acid a,c-diamide adenosyltransferase produces MVNLTRIYTRTGDDGTTRLVDMSKTSKLDLRLAAYADTDELNSHLGYARSLGALDEDVDAVIARIQNDLFDVGADLGAPVVENPEHPQLRVEPSYVDRLEAWCDHYNAAIEPLRSFILPGGTPSASVLHIARTVCRRSERSAWAAIEEHGDSMNVLTAKYLNRLSDLLFILARYSNRENGDVLWVPGGER; encoded by the coding sequence ATGGTCAACCTCACCCGCATCTACACGCGTACCGGCGACGACGGCACGACCCGCCTGGTCGACATGAGCAAGACGTCGAAGCTCGACCTGCGCCTGGCCGCGTACGCCGACACCGACGAGCTCAACAGCCATCTCGGCTACGCGAGGTCGCTCGGGGCGCTCGACGAGGACGTCGATGCGGTGATCGCACGGATCCAGAACGACCTCTTCGACGTCGGCGCTGATCTGGGCGCGCCGGTCGTCGAGAACCCCGAGCACCCGCAGCTGCGTGTCGAGCCGTCGTACGTGGATCGCCTCGAAGCGTGGTGCGACCACTACAACGCCGCGATCGAGCCGCTGCGGTCGTTCATCCTGCCGGGCGGTACGCCGTCGGCGTCGGTGCTGCACATCGCGCGGACCGTGTGCCGGCGGTCGGAGCGCAGCGCCTGGGCGGCGATCGAGGAGCACGGCGACTCGATGAACGTGCTGACGGCGAAGTACCTCAACCGGCTCTCGGACCTGCTGTTCATCCTCGCCCGCTACTCGAACCGCGAGAACGGCGACGTGCTGTGGGTGCCCGGCGGCGAGAGGTGA
- the atpD gene encoding F0F1 ATP synthase subunit beta: MTATVNETTTTGRIARVIGPVIDVEFPTDQMPDIYSALHVNSALDADGRPLTLEVAQHIGDGMVRAISMQPTDGLTRGAEVRDTGEPISVPVGDVTLGHVFNTIGECLNLEEGEVLDIKERWGIHRKAPSFDSLEPKTEMFQTGIKVIDLLTPYVLGGKIGLFGGAGVGKTVLIQEMIARVARDHGGVSVFAGVGERTREGNDLIVEMDESGVLGQTALVFGQMDEPPGARLRVALSALTMAEYFRDVQKQDVLLFIDNIFRFTQAGSEVSTLLGRMPSAVGYQPTLADEMGVLQERITSTRGHSITSMQAIYVPADDYTDPAPATTFAHLDATTELSREIASQGIYPAVDPLTSTSRILDPRYIAADHYAVATRVKQILQRNKELQDIIAILGVDELSEEDKTVVSRARRIQRFLSQNTYVAKQFTGIEGSTVPLDETVDAFKKIADGEYDHVAEQAFFMCGGLDDVEKKWAEIQKSS; this comes from the coding sequence GACTGCCACTGTCAACGAGACCACGACGACGGGTCGTATCGCCCGCGTCATCGGTCCGGTCATCGACGTCGAGTTCCCGACGGACCAGATGCCCGACATCTACAGCGCGCTCCACGTGAACTCGGCGCTGGACGCCGACGGGCGTCCTCTGACGCTCGAGGTCGCGCAGCACATCGGTGACGGCATGGTGCGTGCGATCTCCATGCAGCCCACCGACGGCCTGACCCGTGGTGCGGAGGTGCGCGACACCGGGGAGCCGATCTCGGTCCCCGTCGGCGACGTCACGCTCGGCCACGTGTTCAACACGATCGGCGAGTGCCTGAACCTCGAAGAGGGCGAGGTGCTCGACATCAAGGAGCGGTGGGGCATCCACCGCAAGGCGCCGTCGTTCGACTCGCTCGAGCCTAAGACCGAGATGTTCCAGACGGGCATCAAGGTCATCGACCTGCTGACCCCGTACGTCCTCGGCGGCAAGATCGGCCTCTTCGGTGGTGCGGGCGTCGGCAAGACCGTCCTCATCCAGGAGATGATCGCCCGAGTCGCACGCGACCACGGTGGTGTGTCGGTGTTCGCCGGTGTCGGCGAGCGCACCCGTGAGGGCAACGACCTCATCGTCGAGATGGACGAGTCGGGCGTCCTCGGCCAGACCGCGCTGGTCTTCGGCCAGATGGACGAGCCGCCGGGCGCGCGTCTGCGCGTCGCCCTGTCGGCGCTGACGATGGCGGAGTACTTCCGCGATGTCCAGAAGCAGGACGTGCTCCTCTTCATCGACAACATCTTCCGGTTCACGCAGGCCGGCTCGGAGGTCTCGACGCTGCTCGGCCGCATGCCGTCCGCGGTGGGCTACCAGCCGACGCTGGCCGACGAGATGGGCGTCCTCCAGGAGCGCATCACGTCGACCCGTGGTCACTCGATCACCTCGATGCAGGCGATCTACGTGCCTGCCGACGACTACACCGACCCGGCGCCGGCGACGACGTTCGCGCACCTGGACGCCACGACCGAGCTCAGCCGTGAGATCGCGTCGCAGGGCATCTACCCGGCCGTGGATCCGCTGACCTCGACGTCGCGCATCCTCGACCCGCGCTACATCGCCGCCGACCACTACGCGGTCGCGACGCGCGTCAAGCAGATCCTCCAGCGCAACAAGGAGCTGCAGGACATCATCGCGATCCTCGGTGTCGACGAGCTGTCGGAGGAGGACAAGACGGTCGTGTCGCGCGCCCGTCGCATCCAGCGCTTCCTGTCGCAGAACACCTACGTCGCGAAGCAGTTCACCGGCATCGAGGGCTCCACTGTTCCGCTCGACGAGACCGTGGACGCGTTCAAGAAGATCGCGGACGGCGAGTACGACCACGTGGCCGAGCAGGCGTTCTTCATGTGCGGCGGTCTGGACGACGTCGAGAAGAAGTGGGCCGAGATCCAGAAGAGCTCCTGA
- a CDS encoding ferritin, whose amino-acid sequence MASEKFATLLNEQVGHEFAAHQQYVAIACYYDALTMPRMAALFFNQAVEERDHAMMMVQYLLDAGVSVRIPGVADPINDFSDVVAPVELAVTQEKRVTDQINELTRVARDANDFASDQFMQWFIKEQVEEVSKMSDLLAVVSRSSEDLEAIEHWIAREERGEAADPTAPPIAGA is encoded by the coding sequence ATGGCATCGGAGAAGTTTGCGACGCTGCTCAACGAGCAGGTGGGTCACGAGTTCGCCGCCCACCAGCAGTACGTCGCGATCGCGTGCTACTACGACGCCCTCACCATGCCGCGCATGGCGGCGCTGTTCTTCAACCAGGCGGTCGAGGAGCGCGACCACGCGATGATGATGGTGCAGTACCTCCTCGACGCGGGTGTCTCGGTCCGCATCCCAGGCGTCGCGGACCCGATCAACGACTTCAGTGACGTTGTCGCCCCGGTCGAGCTGGCCGTGACGCAGGAGAAGCGGGTCACCGACCAGATCAACGAGCTGACCCGCGTCGCCCGCGACGCGAACGACTTCGCCTCGGACCAGTTCATGCAGTGGTTCATCAAGGAGCAGGTCGAGGAGGTCTCCAAGATGAGCGACCTCCTCGCCGTCGTCTCGCGCTCGTCTGAGGACCTCGAGGCGATCGAGCACTGGATCGCGCGCGAGGAGCGGGGCGAGGCGGCGGACCCGACGGCGCCTCCGATCGCCGGCGCCTGA
- a CDS encoding SLATT domain-containing protein, whose protein sequence is MWTYRGNEPTVLQWLDAISVGHEAHQLAARVRRRRSRALGAATVILAALSAASAFAATSVDDGRWLTVAAGVLAGFAAAVALLQTVADPADVIAAHQRAAAEYGTLRRELEQAILSERITDDRLAEIRQEWTRVESAAPSLSARASRAVAYARTAPTVTADASVPVAAPIVDQEPETTPPAIETTDDTVKELTAR, encoded by the coding sequence GTGTGGACCTATCGCGGCAACGAGCCGACCGTTCTCCAGTGGCTCGACGCCATCAGCGTCGGCCACGAAGCCCACCAGCTCGCCGCCCGCGTCCGACGCCGTCGTTCTCGGGCGCTCGGCGCGGCGACCGTCATCCTCGCCGCGCTCTCCGCCGCGTCCGCGTTCGCCGCCACCTCGGTCGACGACGGCAGGTGGCTCACGGTCGCAGCCGGCGTGCTCGCCGGCTTCGCTGCCGCTGTCGCCCTCCTTCAGACGGTCGCCGATCCCGCTGACGTCATCGCCGCGCACCAGCGCGCCGCCGCCGAGTACGGCACGCTCCGCCGAGAGCTCGAGCAGGCGATCCTGTCCGAGCGCATCACCGACGACCGCCTCGCGGAGATCCGGCAGGAGTGGACCCGGGTCGAGAGTGCCGCTCCGAGCCTGTCGGCACGCGCCTCGCGCGCGGTCGCGTACGCGCGCACGGCTCCGACGGTCACCGCCGACGCGTCTGTCCCCGTGGCCGCTCCCATCGTCGACCAGGAGCCCGAGACGACTCCCCCGGCGATCGAGACCACCGACGACACGGTCAAGGAGCTCACCGCGAGGTGA
- a CDS encoding F0F1 ATP synthase subunit epsilon: MAGTLHVELVSADRLLWSGEATSLLARTLDGDIGILPGHAPVMSLLAEGVVEIDTEDNETWVAAVDSGFLSVAKDRVSILSESAEMSHDIDLERAKQDLARVKAEGADDVEAADEVRRLEARIRAVELASS, encoded by the coding sequence ATGGCAGGCACACTGCACGTCGAGCTCGTGAGCGCTGATCGGTTGCTGTGGTCGGGCGAGGCCACGTCGCTGCTCGCGCGCACCCTCGACGGTGACATCGGCATCCTGCCGGGGCACGCCCCGGTGATGTCGCTGCTCGCCGAGGGCGTGGTGGAGATCGACACCGAGGACAACGAGACCTGGGTCGCCGCTGTCGACTCGGGATTCCTCTCGGTCGCGAAGGATCGCGTGTCGATCCTGTCCGAGAGCGCGGAGATGTCGCACGACATCGACCTCGAGCGGGCGAAGCAAGATCTGGCGCGGGTCAAGGCTGAAGGCGCTGACGACGTGGAGGCAGCTGACGAGGTACGCCGCCTCGAGGCTCGCATCCGCGCCGTCGAGCTCGCGTCGTCCTAG
- a CDS encoding DUF2550 domain-containing protein produces the protein MPIWLWVLDSLGVLLLLAVLAVLGLGGRRRYLARGGSTFDLSVNRRVDPPREEGDPRGWTLGVGRYNASHLEWFRTFSFSPRPVLRFERGHVEVERRRKPVGSETYALHAGNTIVECSLDDGARIQLALSPQALTGLLAWLESSPPGREVNNVI, from the coding sequence ATGCCGATCTGGTTGTGGGTGCTCGACTCCCTCGGCGTGCTTCTGCTCCTGGCGGTCCTCGCGGTCCTCGGTCTGGGCGGCCGCCGGCGCTACCTCGCGCGCGGCGGGAGCACCTTCGACCTCAGCGTCAACCGCCGCGTCGATCCGCCCCGCGAGGAGGGCGACCCGCGGGGATGGACGCTCGGCGTCGGTCGCTACAACGCGAGCCACCTCGAGTGGTTCCGCACGTTCTCGTTCTCGCCCCGCCCGGTCCTGCGCTTCGAGCGCGGTCACGTCGAGGTCGAGCGTCGCCGCAAGCCGGTCGGCTCCGAGACGTACGCGCTCCACGCGGGCAACACGATCGTCGAGTGCTCGCTCGACGACGGCGCTCGCATCCAGCTCGCCCTGAGCCCTCAGGCGCTGACCGGGCTGCTCGCCTGGCTGGAGTCGTCTCCGCCCGGCCGCGAGGTCAACAACGTCATCTAG
- a CDS encoding SDR family NAD(P)-dependent oxidoreductase, which yields MTTARTWFITGAGRGLGRAFAEAALAAGDHVAATVRTPGALDDLTEAYGSALAVVELDVTDRSAVRAVVAEAHGRFGRLDVIVNNAGYGQIGAIEELDEDEVRAQIDTNLLGAIWVSQAALPFLRAQGSGHIVQISTVGAVGTLPLFGAYNASKWALEGFSGAMADEVAGFGIHVTLAELGGFATDWAGSSMRFAASPEPAYGTVREAVLGMPGYPDAAMAAAAAEGESTDEQPEVAAAAILAIVDEPAPPRRAIIGAGAHDMVATALAWRRDEYARDPAFHWPSA from the coding sequence ATGACGACTGCCAGGACCTGGTTCATCACGGGAGCGGGACGAGGCCTCGGGCGGGCGTTCGCCGAGGCGGCGCTGGCGGCAGGCGACCATGTTGCCGCCACCGTCCGCACGCCCGGCGCTCTCGACGACCTGACCGAGGCGTACGGCAGCGCGCTCGCGGTCGTCGAGCTCGACGTCACCGACCGAAGCGCCGTACGCGCGGTGGTGGCCGAGGCTCACGGACGGTTCGGCCGGCTCGACGTGATCGTCAACAACGCCGGCTACGGGCAGATCGGCGCGATAGAGGAGCTCGACGAGGACGAGGTGCGGGCCCAGATCGACACCAACCTCCTGGGCGCGATCTGGGTGTCGCAGGCGGCGTTGCCGTTCCTGCGCGCGCAGGGATCGGGCCACATCGTGCAGATCTCGACCGTCGGCGCGGTCGGGACGCTGCCGCTGTTCGGCGCCTACAACGCGAGCAAGTGGGCGCTCGAGGGCTTCAGCGGCGCGATGGCCGACGAGGTCGCCGGGTTCGGCATCCACGTGACGCTCGCCGAGCTGGGCGGCTTCGCCACGGACTGGGCGGGGTCGAGCATGCGGTTCGCCGCGTCGCCCGAGCCGGCCTACGGCACCGTCCGTGAGGCGGTGCTCGGGATGCCCGGCTATCCCGACGCTGCCATGGCCGCTGCCGCTGCCGAGGGGGAGTCCACTGACGAGCAACCGGAGGTCGCTGCCGCGGCGATCCTGGCGATCGTGGACGAACCGGCACCGCCGCGCCGCGCGATCATCGGTGCGGGAGCGCACGACATGGTGGCGACTGCGCTGGCGTGGCGGCGGGACGAGTACGCCCGCGACCCCGCCTTCCACTGGCCGAGCGCCTGA